In a single window of the Flavivirga spongiicola genome:
- a CDS encoding RNA polymerase sigma factor: MSGKKVFNEKFLIKELIGGNNKAFRKLFDTYRNDVYAYSISMLKTKVLAEEIVQDVFLKIWQHRDRLNPDLSFKSYVFTITRNLTFNLISKVANNRKLKEEVFYESQEFYNPIEDKIAEHDYEIIKNNAIEQLPPKRKIIFKMSRNEGKSYEEISKELNISVSTVKGQMSKALATIKDFLQTHGDVTLLITLLSSRWLE; this comes from the coding sequence ATGTCAGGTAAGAAAGTATTTAACGAAAAGTTTTTAATTAAGGAACTTATAGGAGGTAACAACAAAGCATTCCGTAAACTTTTTGATACATACCGTAATGATGTGTATGCATATAGTATAAGCATGCTTAAAACAAAAGTACTCGCAGAAGAAATTGTACAAGACGTATTCTTGAAAATTTGGCAGCATCGGGACCGATTAAACCCCGATTTATCTTTCAAGTCTTATGTTTTTACAATTACTAGAAATCTCACATTCAATCTTATAAGTAAAGTGGCTAATAATAGAAAACTTAAGGAAGAAGTATTTTACGAAAGCCAAGAATTCTATAATCCTATTGAAGATAAAATAGCAGAACATGATTATGAGATTATTAAAAACAATGCTATTGAACAGCTGCCACCGAAGCGCAAGATTATTTTTAAAATGTCTCGTAATGAAGGTAAAAGCTATGAAGAAATTAGTAAAGAGTTAAATATTTCAGTGAGTACAGTCAAGGGACAAATGAGCAAGGCTTTAGCAACTATTAAGGATTTCTTACAAACCCATGGTGATGTTACACTTTTAATCACACTTCTATCGTCTAGATGGTTAGAATAA